acgaagcgcttcgtccgaagagattagtaTTAGTAGATATATAAACACATGTAGTTTCGCCTAAGTGATACCACTCTTGCACTAATTGTTGAGAGAAAGAAAAgggtagtaaataaaaaaggttgAATAATAGCAGAGAATCGCGGGTAGATGTTACTTACCACACTATTTTATCGACTGTTTCTCGTCATTTAGTTTAGAGCCATATAAGGTACTTACATCTTCATTATCATTGACGTACTTCTTTGTTTGTTGCGTCCCGGGTAGCGTCAGCCTTAAGGGTGGGCGGGAGTACAtactaatctcttcggacgaagcgcttcgtataattatgatagaacttcacataggtaagttcgtttaatcactaATTATACTTCGCGCTTCGTCCTCTAGATTAGTATTAGTAGATATATAAACACATGTAGATTTTGAGAGCCCCTAGAGAGAAGTAGGGTCAATGATACTAGGTGCAATTATCAagagtttattttatgattaattaTAGGTACAAAAATAAGCAATTTGACAATCGTATCTTACACTGAGTGTAATTACTATTATAGTAGCTACAACAGTAGTAGTACagtaatttgatattatttaattaacattAAGGAGAATGGTTATCAATGATTGTTCGAGCTAAGGCTAGGTCAGCGTCACCAACAACCCTATTATAAAATCGAGCGAAGGTGGAGGAGTTGTGGCTCCAGCCCGCGGTGCTACGGATGGTATCCACGCTGACACCGAGCGagtgcgcggcgctggcggctGCGTGTCGCGTGCTGTGAGCTGTGAACACGGCTGTGTCCACCCCGCACTCGCCCAGTGTGCGTTTGATCCATCGGCTGAGTGTCTGTGTACCTACCGCGTTGTGAGGTTTTTTCAGACCAATGAATAACATTTCCGATGTTCTTAGGGACTCcgttttacttatataaatctgAAGCGTTTTCGCTGGACAGATCGACGGTTTGTCATTGAAAAAGGGCAAAAAAAGAACAGGTTGCTTACAGCCGGGCCGAGAAGTTTTTAAAATATCCGGAATTTTGATACTAATGCGATCATCAGACGTTTCtatatttttgacattaatTTTGGAAATAGTTTGCAATCTATGCGCTGTTGTAAGAGCTAACAGTGTAATGGTCTTTTTGGATAGCTTGCATAAATCAAGTTCTTCATTTGGGTACCAAATACTTAGATGATTAAGTACACAACTAGTATCCCAGGTGGCATTGTACTTAGGTACAGGAGGTCTAAGCCGAAATACTCCTTTAAAAAATCTATGTAAGTATTCGTCTTTTGCTAATGTAGGTCCTAAGATTAACGACAGGGCCGATCTATACGAATTTAGGGACCCATATTGGTAGCCATCAGTGAATAAATTAGTCAAAAAGGAAATTACTGTTGGAATTGTAGCTTCATACGGTTCTACGGAATGAGCTTGACAAAAAGACCACCACTTTTTGAGGCATACGTCATATTGTTTGATAGAGCTTTCTGAGAGCGAGGCCATCATGATGTCTAGTGATGCTGCAGGGAGGCTTCGTCTTGATAATGCCGCCCTGATAACACTCCTGCAGCCAGGGTAAGGGACGGCAGTATCCGAGAGCTGTAATGGGATAATAAAACATTGTCTTTAGGTGTGAAAGTCACGATGTCCGATACAAGGAGAGCTTTGAACAAAGGAAACCATGCCTGTGTTTGCCACATCGGTACCACAACGATACCATAAGCTTTGTCCGAAATTATTTTTCTAAGCATTTTGAGAACCATTGAAAATGGTGGGAAggcatagaaaaataaatttgaccAACAGATGGTAAACGAATTAATAGCAACAGCGTCCGGATCCCTATGCCAGGAGATGTATTTGgcgcattttttatttattcgactAGCGAATAGGTCTATGTCAGGCTGACCGAATAAAGTTATTAAGTGACGAAATGCTTGATCAGATAACTCCCATTCTATATCTGGGTGCGTTTTACGTGACTCTGCATCAGCAGTGACATTGTCGCAAGACCTGATGTATGAcgcgaaaataaacaatttacgaGCCTCGCACCACTGCCAAATCTCTTTAGTTATGTGGTTAAGATGGGGAAACTGTATACCTCCCATACGATTAATATAAGCGATGGCAGTTGTATTATCGATTCGTAGTAATATTTGGCAATTGTAAAGATTTTTCGCGAAGATCTTTAGACCGATAAAAGCAGCCAACAGTTCCAGATAATTTATATGCTGTTTCTGTTCACTACTTGACCATTGGCCACTTGCCGTTTCGTTATTGCAACACACACCCCACCCCGTTGTTGAGGCGTcagaatatatatgtataacatagTTGTCGTTTCTAATGGGATGCATCGAGTGGTCAATAGAATGCAGCCACCATTGAATATCAGGTAAAAGGGTATCTGGGATATTCATGTACCTATCATAATCGTTGTGGTGTTTTAAGTTGAGAAACTTGCACCTTTCTAGGTCCTTGGTATACAGCCACCCATATTCGATAGCTGGGCAGCTCGACACTAGTAAACCAACGAGATGGGCGAACTTCCTGATTTTGCAACGGCGTAGATGGGTAAATGTTTCTAATTCGGATTTTATGCGTAACCTTTTGTCCGAGGGTAAGCTTAAAAGCATGTTGTTGGTATCTATGATCATACCTAAAAATTACATGACATTGACGGTGTCAATACACTCTTTTCTTCATTTACAATGAATCCTAAAGAGGTAAGTAAGTTTCTAGTCGTGTCGATATTTGTCAAGCATTGTTGGAAGGACTGACCTATTAGAAGCCAGTCGTCTAAGTAAAGCGTGGAAATAAAACCTGCCTCGCGTAGGATTTTGGCTATAGGTTTCATAATCTTGGTGAAAACAAATGGTGCGGTGCTTAAACCGAACGGCATTACATTGAATTCGTACATCttgttatcaaaattaaaacgaaGGTATTTTTTAGACTCATCGtgaatctttattaaaaaatatgcgtCTTTAAGGTCAAGAGTAGCCATAAAACAATTTTGAGATACTAGTTTGAGAGCGGTGCGTAAGTCTTCAAGTTTAAAATGATTGGTGCTTATGAATTTATTCAATTTCTTAAGATTCAATATGAACCTCATTTTGCCGTTCGGTTTGGGTGTGAGAAAAATACTTGACAGAAATTGACCTTCACAAGGTTTACACTCAGAGATAGCTCCTATATGCAAAAGATTATCAATAGCCTCGTGGAAATGTTGTAGTTCGGACTCCGTGTATACAGGTAACATAGGAATAGAATCTTGAACAACTGGTGATGAGAATACTATTTTGTAGTCAGTGATCCAGGAAAGGATTATCTGGTCATCTGTAATATTAGCCCACTGTCTATAATAATTTGCCAGACGGCCTGCGTACTTAACTGTGTCTAGTAGCGGCGTCGTTGTGGCGCTGGTGGAGCTGCCGGCGCTGGgtgcggcggcgggggcggcggcggcggcgcgtgcggcgggaCCGGAGGCTGCCACGGCATGCGGTAGTAGGTAGCCGGGTGCGCTCGCGGAGCTGCAGGCTCGCGGCTCCGGTAATTCGCGCCTGGTGGCCTGCGTGCCGACGCCGGAGCCTTGCGGTTTAAAGATTTTGGAGCAGATGTGTTCGTCCTTTTTGCTGTATTTTTAGCGCCTGCTACATCAAGTTTTAGTTCGACACCCGATTTTGTCACAGCCTTAGCAGACTTAATAGTTTCCAACAGATTTTCTCCAAATAAAAAGGTGTCAATTTTCGTATTGGAGAGATGCTCCTTCATATCTTTTTTAAGTACTGATAGTATGAAATTCCTCCTGGTCGCTGAATCGCCGTGTTGAATATCGCAGAGTATGCGGCTTAGGTCCATAAGTTTTTGGagcatttcattatttttgtccTTTGAGTTAATTTGTGTGTTGATCACATCACTGAGGCATGAAATGGCACATgccatttgtttttgtttagcttCAATGCCCTTGTCACGTTTTTGTGCGGATTCTGGGAGAGCGGCCTTAATCTCGGGGTTAACCTGAGGGGCGCTGATATGTAAACAATTGGCAGGAACCGGGTACTTTGCGAGTAACGATTTTCTATCGTCTTTTTTCAGGCCTTCTTGAGCTGTATGTTTGAGGCGACTAGCTAGTTCTGTACGAATGTCGCTCGCGTACTTAATCTCGGTAAATGGGT
This genomic interval from Pectinophora gossypiella chromosome Z, ilPecGoss1.1, whole genome shotgun sequence contains the following:
- the LOC126380656 gene encoding uncharacterized protein LOC126380656; the protein is MMASLSESSIKQYDVCLKKWWSFCQAHSVEPYEATIPTVISFLTNLFTDGYQYGSLNSYRSALSLILGPTLAKDEYLHRFFKGVFRLRPPVPKYNATWDTSCVLNHLSIWYPNEELDLCKLSKKTITLLALTTAHRLQTISKINVKNIETSDDRISIKIPDILKTSRPGCKQPVLFLPFFNDKPSICPAKTLQIYISKTESLRTSEMLFIGLKKPHNAVGTQTLSRWIKRTLGECGVDTAVFTAHSTRHAAASAAHSLGVSVDTIRSTAGWSHNSSTFARFYNRVVGDADLALARTIIDNHSP